In Plantibacter sp. PA-3-X8, one DNA window encodes the following:
- a CDS encoding phosphoketolase codes for MTHNARDGSTTDSWRSRGTSEPVSERSIEQVDAWWRAANYLSVGQIYLLDNPLLRRPLEAVHVKRRLLGHWGTAPGLNLTYAHLNRVIAERHQSAMFIAGPGHGGPAILASAYLDGTYSEIYPDVAETEAGLTRFFRQFSFPGGVPSHAAPETPGSIHEGGELGYVLSHAYGAAFDNPDLLVAAVVGDGEAETGPLATSWHSNKFIDPVQDGVVLPILHLNGYKIANPTVLARIPRSELESLLRGYGHEPFFVEGGFDGEDPMEVHRRFAEVLDVVLDRIAAIKSRAAAGDTGRPVWPMIVLRTPKGWTCPEVIDGVRVEGTFHAHQVPLADARDTEEHTRILESWMRSYRPEELFDEHGAVVPLVRELAPLGEARMSATPHANGGLLRTELDLPAIDDAAVVVDAPGGRDAGATGVLGSWLMEVIRRNPTTFRIFAPDELASNRLQAVFEVTERQWNAETVPGDEHLARAGRVMEMLSEHQCQGWLEGYLLTGRHGLFTCYEAFIHIVDSMFNQHAKWLNGSRELPWRRPVASLNYLLTSHVWRQDHNGFSHQDPGFIDHVVNKKPDVIRVYLPFDANTLLAVSEHCLQSTDEINVIVAGKDQEPVWLGIDDARAHCARGLGILPFAGSERAGERPDLVMACAGDVPTLETLAAVSILRERIPELSVRVVNVVDLMRLMSEDQHPHGLSDAEYDSVFTTDRPVVFAYHGYPWLIHRLTYKRHGHDQLHVRGYLENGTTTTPFDMVMLNEIDRFSLVCDAIDRTPGLGERFAGLRQEMQDARVRARAHTREFGEDAPEITGWRWPAVG; via the coding sequence ATGACGCACAACGCACGGGACGGGTCGACGACGGACAGCTGGCGGTCTCGCGGCACGAGCGAGCCGGTGTCCGAGCGGAGCATCGAACAGGTCGACGCCTGGTGGCGCGCCGCGAACTACCTGTCCGTCGGGCAGATCTACCTGCTCGACAACCCGCTCCTCCGCCGCCCGCTCGAAGCCGTTCATGTGAAGCGCCGGCTCCTCGGCCACTGGGGGACCGCTCCGGGATTGAATCTGACGTACGCGCATCTCAACCGCGTGATCGCGGAGCGCCACCAGTCGGCGATGTTCATCGCCGGGCCCGGGCACGGCGGGCCGGCGATCCTGGCGAGCGCCTACCTGGACGGCACCTACAGCGAGATCTACCCGGACGTCGCCGAGACCGAGGCCGGGTTGACCCGGTTCTTCCGTCAGTTCAGCTTCCCCGGCGGGGTACCGAGTCATGCGGCGCCCGAGACACCCGGCAGCATCCATGAGGGTGGCGAACTGGGGTACGTCCTGAGCCACGCGTACGGCGCGGCCTTCGACAACCCAGATCTCCTCGTCGCGGCGGTCGTCGGCGACGGTGAAGCGGAGACCGGACCGCTCGCGACCAGCTGGCACTCCAACAAGTTCATCGACCCGGTCCAGGATGGCGTCGTCCTGCCCATCCTGCACCTGAACGGCTACAAGATCGCGAACCCGACGGTCCTGGCGCGCATCCCACGCTCCGAACTCGAGAGTCTCCTGCGCGGATACGGACACGAACCGTTCTTCGTCGAGGGCGGGTTCGACGGCGAGGATCCGATGGAGGTCCACCGCAGGTTCGCCGAGGTCCTCGACGTCGTGCTCGACCGCATCGCGGCCATCAAGTCCCGGGCCGCCGCCGGAGACACCGGACGGCCGGTGTGGCCCATGATCGTGCTGCGCACACCGAAGGGCTGGACCTGCCCGGAGGTGATCGACGGCGTCCGGGTCGAGGGGACGTTCCACGCGCATCAGGTCCCGCTCGCCGACGCTCGGGACACCGAGGAGCACACGCGGATCCTGGAGTCCTGGATGCGGAGCTACCGGCCTGAGGAGCTCTTCGACGAACATGGTGCGGTGGTTCCGCTCGTGCGGGAACTCGCTCCGCTCGGGGAGGCCCGGATGAGCGCGACACCGCACGCCAACGGAGGTCTGCTGCGCACGGAACTCGACCTCCCCGCGATCGACGACGCCGCCGTCGTGGTGGACGCCCCGGGTGGTCGCGACGCCGGGGCGACGGGTGTCCTGGGGTCGTGGCTCATGGAGGTGATCCGGCGTAACCCGACCACCTTCCGGATCTTCGCTCCCGACGAACTCGCCAGTAACCGACTCCAGGCGGTCTTCGAAGTGACCGAACGGCAGTGGAACGCCGAGACCGTCCCGGGCGACGAGCATCTCGCCCGCGCCGGCAGGGTCATGGAGATGCTCAGCGAGCACCAGTGCCAGGGCTGGTTGGAGGGCTACCTGCTCACCGGTCGGCACGGCCTGTTCACCTGCTACGAGGCCTTCATCCACATCGTCGACTCCATGTTCAACCAGCACGCGAAGTGGCTGAACGGTTCACGTGAGTTGCCGTGGCGGCGCCCGGTGGCGAGCCTCAACTACCTCCTCACGAGCCACGTCTGGCGTCAGGACCACAACGGCTTCAGCCACCAGGACCCCGGGTTCATCGACCACGTCGTCAACAAGAAGCCCGATGTCATCCGGGTGTATCTGCCGTTCGATGCGAACACCCTCCTGGCCGTCTCGGAGCACTGTTTGCAGAGCACGGACGAGATCAACGTCATCGTCGCGGGCAAGGACCAGGAACCCGTGTGGCTCGGCATCGACGACGCTCGCGCGCACTGCGCCCGCGGGCTCGGCATCCTGCCCTTCGCCGGTTCAGAGCGTGCGGGGGAGCGCCCGGACCTCGTCATGGCCTGTGCCGGGGATGTCCCCACGCTCGAGACGCTGGCCGCCGTGAGTATCCTGCGCGAACGTATCCCGGAGCTGTCCGTCCGGGTCGTGAACGTGGTCGACCTCATGCGACTCATGAGCGAGGATCAGCATCCGCACGGCCTCTCCGACGCCGAGTACGACAGCGTGTTCACGACGGACCGTCCAGTCGTCTTCGCCTACCACGGGTACCCGTGGCTCATCCATCGGCTGACGTACAAGCGCCACGGGCACGATCAGCTGCACGTCCGCGGGTACCTCGAGAACGGGACCACCACGACACCGTTCGACATGGTGATGCTCAACGAGATCGACCGGTTCTCGCTCGTGTGCGACGCGATCGACCGGACGCCGGGGCTCGGCGAGCGGTTCGCGGGTCTCCGTCAGGAGATGCAGGACGCCCGGGTCCGAGCCCGAGCGCACACCAGGGAGTTCGGCGAGGACGCACCCGAGATCACCGGCTGGCGCTGGCCCGCTGTCGGTTAG
- a CDS encoding ADP/ATP-dependent (S)-NAD(P)H-hydrate dehydratase, with protein sequence MSEADPTTLTPEVLADWPLPDPGSSKDDRGSVLVVGGARMTPGAVALAGLAVLRVGAGRITLAVGASAASPLAIAFPEAGVIGLAETSGGAVRGDGAGPLEDVLDVDCLLLGPGLDDADEAVALLDGVRPLFGADTVVVLDAFALGALSHAPDFSKGLEGRLVFTPNVAEAAILLDVDEADPDTAALELARRFGAVVTCQGRVSDGERDFIAPGGSPALGTAGSGDVLAGAIAGLAARGLSALAASCWGTVLHAASGDRLADRIGPLGALAREFADEFPTLLRELGRPVTGRS encoded by the coding sequence ATGTCCGAAGCTGACCCCACCACGCTCACGCCCGAGGTCCTCGCCGACTGGCCACTCCCCGATCCCGGATCGTCGAAGGACGATCGTGGGTCGGTGCTCGTCGTCGGCGGCGCGCGGATGACGCCCGGGGCGGTCGCCTTGGCGGGCCTCGCCGTTCTCAGGGTCGGCGCGGGTCGGATCACGCTCGCGGTCGGTGCGTCGGCAGCGTCCCCACTCGCGATCGCCTTCCCGGAGGCAGGCGTGATCGGGTTGGCGGAGACCAGCGGCGGAGCCGTCCGGGGTGACGGGGCCGGCCCCCTCGAGGACGTCCTGGACGTCGACTGTCTGCTGCTCGGTCCTGGCCTCGACGACGCGGACGAAGCCGTGGCACTCCTCGACGGTGTGCGCCCGCTCTTTGGCGCCGACACCGTGGTGGTCCTCGACGCCTTCGCGCTCGGTGCCCTGTCACACGCTCCCGACTTCTCGAAGGGGCTGGAGGGCCGCCTTGTATTCACTCCGAACGTGGCCGAGGCCGCGATCCTCCTCGACGTGGACGAGGCCGACCCGGACACGGCGGCGCTCGAGCTGGCGCGACGGTTCGGAGCCGTCGTCACCTGTCAGGGCAGGGTCTCCGACGGTGAGCGGGACTTCATCGCGCCCGGCGGGAGTCCGGCCCTCGGGACGGCGGGGAGCGGTGACGTCCTGGCCGGTGCGATCGCCGGGCTCGCGGCACGCGGACTCTCCGCGCTCGCGGCGAGCTGCTGGGGTACCGTGCTGCACGCCGCCTCCGGCGATCGGCTCGCCGACCGGATCGGCCCCCTCGGAGCCCTCGCCCGCGAGTTCGCGGACGAGTTCCCGACGCTCCTCCGAGAGCTCGGGCGACCCGTCACGGGGCGGTCCTAA
- a CDS encoding histidine phosphatase family protein — translation MAITELILVRHGESAGNVAALEADRSESHRIAVPSRDADVPLSALGLEQAAAVGRRLAALTPADRPDIVFSSPYRRAHETAVVALRAAALDADELRPVVDERLRDRELGILDTFTSIGVDAEFPEEAARRRFLGKFYYRPPGGEAWTDVALRLRSFIGDLDRHTDRTRALVVCHDAVISLFRYICEGWDERRVLEEAALRPTPNASFTHLVHDGRAWKARAANATAHLQQAQVPVTEHSGANDVRS, via the coding sequence ATGGCCATCACGGAACTGATCCTCGTCCGCCACGGTGAGAGCGCCGGGAACGTCGCCGCACTCGAAGCCGATCGCTCGGAATCCCACCGCATCGCCGTTCCGAGCCGTGACGCCGACGTCCCGCTCTCAGCACTCGGGCTCGAGCAGGCGGCTGCGGTGGGGAGACGTCTCGCGGCCCTCACACCCGCCGACCGGCCGGACATCGTGTTCAGTTCGCCCTATCGGCGAGCGCACGAGACGGCCGTGGTCGCCCTTCGGGCCGCAGCGCTCGACGCCGATGAGCTTCGTCCTGTCGTCGACGAGCGGCTGCGTGATCGCGAACTCGGTATCCTCGACACCTTCACCTCGATCGGCGTCGACGCCGAGTTCCCGGAAGAGGCCGCTCGACGACGGTTCCTCGGCAAGTTCTACTATCGACCGCCAGGAGGTGAGGCCTGGACGGACGTGGCCCTCCGCCTCCGCTCGTTCATCGGCGACCTGGACCGGCACACCGACCGCACGCGGGCCCTGGTGGTCTGTCACGACGCCGTCATCTCGCTCTTCCGCTACATCTGCGAGGGGTGGGACGAGCGTCGCGTCCTGGAGGAGGCCGCTCTCCGTCCGACGCCGAACGCGTCCTTCACCCACCTCGTCCACGACGGACGGGCGTGGAAGGCGCGGGCGGCGAATGCGACTGCGCACCTGCAGCAGGCGCAGGTTCCGGTCACCGAGCACTCGGGGGCGAACGATGTCCGAAGCTGA
- a CDS encoding MFS transporter, whose amino-acid sequence MSSPSAVPSSQPSAWAPMAITAFRVLWFAQLGSNIGTWMQTVGAQWVLVEAAAGAAVIALVQTASLAPAILVALPAGVLADSLDRRRLLIWGSAASAVLAAGLTVVAWIGALSPWTILAFTFLLGITSTLTSPAWQAIQPELVPRNLIAASSALGGVTVNGARAVGPALAGVVLSTFGAPVVFGVNALSFVGAVIALIWWKRPAQTGLDDREPFGAALRAGVRYVVSAHLVRRILLRSALFALPASALWALLPLTAKRLQLDSSGYGVLLGALGVGAVLGIFALPLARRRFSDNLVIAVSAVLFATGSLAAAVLPVVPTLVLLVLAGLAWIGTLTVLNAALQLTLPQWVRSRGASIYILVFMGAMAIGSTGWGIVAQWLGTSLAYSASAVLLLLVAASVRVLPLLPGTGTVDRNISMSWPTPTLVFEPQPTDGPVLVQISYAVHPDSLAAFQKAMGHVESSRRRTGASRWALYRSGEESDVQLETFMVPSWGEFRRQETQRLTGRDRDIRAAALAHADGAPVERHFFPSDARRTGSARAERPDLAE is encoded by the coding sequence ATGTCGTCACCCTCCGCAGTTCCATCGTCGCAACCGTCAGCATGGGCTCCCATGGCGATCACCGCCTTCAGGGTGCTGTGGTTCGCCCAGCTCGGGAGCAACATCGGCACCTGGATGCAGACCGTGGGGGCCCAGTGGGTCCTGGTCGAGGCCGCAGCCGGCGCAGCGGTCATCGCGCTCGTGCAGACCGCGAGCCTCGCGCCCGCCATCCTGGTCGCCCTCCCGGCAGGTGTCCTCGCCGACTCGCTCGACCGGCGACGGCTGCTCATCTGGGGATCGGCGGCGAGTGCGGTCCTCGCGGCCGGACTCACCGTCGTGGCGTGGATCGGCGCGCTGTCGCCGTGGACGATCCTGGCCTTCACCTTCCTGCTCGGCATCACCTCCACCCTGACCTCACCCGCATGGCAGGCGATCCAGCCGGAGCTCGTGCCGCGCAACCTGATCGCGGCTTCGTCGGCGCTCGGTGGTGTCACCGTGAACGGAGCCCGCGCGGTCGGTCCCGCCCTGGCCGGCGTCGTCCTGTCGACCTTCGGAGCCCCCGTCGTGTTCGGTGTCAACGCGCTGAGCTTCGTCGGGGCCGTGATCGCCCTCATCTGGTGGAAGCGGCCGGCGCAGACCGGTCTCGACGACCGCGAGCCGTTCGGGGCGGCGTTGCGAGCGGGGGTCCGGTACGTCGTGTCCGCGCACCTCGTCCGCCGGATCCTGCTGCGTTCCGCGCTCTTCGCCCTGCCGGCCAGCGCGCTCTGGGCGCTGCTGCCCCTCACCGCGAAGCGACTCCAACTCGACTCGAGCGGCTACGGCGTCCTGCTCGGCGCGCTCGGCGTCGGCGCGGTGCTGGGCATCTTCGCCCTGCCGCTCGCTCGCCGTCGGTTCTCAGACAACCTCGTCATCGCGGTGAGCGCGGTCCTCTTCGCGACGGGGTCGCTCGCAGCGGCTGTCCTGCCCGTCGTCCCGACGCTGGTGCTCCTGGTCCTCGCGGGGCTGGCCTGGATCGGCACGCTGACCGTGCTGAACGCCGCCCTGCAGCTCACCCTGCCGCAGTGGGTGCGATCGCGTGGCGCGTCGATCTACATCCTCGTCTTCATGGGGGCGATGGCCATCGGCTCGACCGGCTGGGGCATCGTGGCGCAGTGGCTCGGGACGTCGCTCGCCTACAGCGCTTCGGCCGTCCTGCTCCTGCTGGTGGCGGCCAGTGTGCGGGTGCTGCCCCTGCTCCCCGGAACAGGGACCGTCGACCGCAACATCTCGATGTCCTGGCCCACACCCACGCTCGTGTTCGAGCCACAGCCGACCGACGGGCCGGTCCTCGTGCAGATCTCCTACGCGGTCCATCCCGACTCGCTCGCGGCGTTCCAGAAGGCCATGGGCCATGTCGAGTCCTCTCGTCGCCGGACCGGTGCCTCGAGATGGGCCCTGTACCGGAGCGGCGAGGAGTCCGACGTGCAGTTGGAGACCTTCATGGTGCCGTCGTGGGGCGAGTTCCGACGACAGGAGACGCAGCGTCTGACCGGCCGCGACCGCGACATCCGCGCTGCAGCGCTGGCCCACGCCGACGGTGCACCCGTCGAACGACACTTCTTCCCGAGTGATGCCCGCCGGACCGGTTCTGCCAGGGCGGAACGTCCTGATCTCGCGGAGTGA
- a CDS encoding lysoplasmalogenase: MTAVQRSGAATALFAALPVVALVHIIALASGQEWLSLLTKPFIMLVLALALVWSVRRLSAAAVTALVAILCSWLGDVALMVPGELAFGVGILFFMLAQAGYVVLFVRHLRIRNRPPVWALVYLVWLVAGIALLSQQDMGALYPAVVVYAVVIGAMAASSTMTTPTIAVGGALFLVSDSLIGLDRFVPAVTIWAADEIIMATYAAGQGLIVWGVAEVLRRRERAVLAV; encoded by the coding sequence ATGACGGCTGTGCAGAGGAGCGGGGCTGCGACGGCGCTGTTCGCCGCGCTGCCCGTGGTCGCGCTCGTGCACATCATCGCCCTCGCCTCCGGTCAGGAGTGGCTGTCGCTCCTCACCAAGCCGTTCATCATGCTGGTCCTCGCGCTGGCGCTCGTGTGGTCGGTTCGACGACTGTCGGCCGCTGCGGTCACGGCGCTCGTCGCGATCCTCTGCAGCTGGCTGGGCGACGTCGCCCTCATGGTTCCGGGTGAACTCGCGTTCGGCGTGGGGATCCTGTTCTTCATGCTCGCTCAGGCCGGCTATGTCGTGCTCTTCGTGCGGCATCTGCGCATCAGGAACCGTCCGCCGGTCTGGGCGCTCGTGTACCTGGTGTGGCTCGTCGCCGGCATCGCGCTCCTCAGTCAGCAGGACATGGGGGCGCTGTATCCGGCGGTCGTCGTCTATGCCGTCGTGATCGGGGCCATGGCGGCGTCTTCCACGATGACGACGCCGACGATCGCCGTGGGCGGTGCGCTGTTCCTCGTCTCCGACTCATTGATCGGGCTCGACCGCTTCGTGCCTGCAGTGACGATCTGGGCGGCAGACGAGATCATCATGGCGACGTACGCCGCGGGCCAAGGCCTCATCGTGTGGGGCGTCGCGGAGGTCCTGCGTCGCCGGGAGCGGGCGGTCCTCGCCGTTTGA
- the thrS gene encoding threonine--tRNA ligase translates to MRVNGELKDLAATVTETDTVEPVHLDSPDGLNILRHSAAHVLAQAVQQVDPHATLGIGPPVTDGFYYDFDVAAPFTPEALKVLQKTMDRIIRQGQRFVRRVVTEDEAREELAGEPYKLELIGLKGGSAADDENVEVGGAELTIYDNVDPKTGETVWKDLCRGPHLPNTRMIGNGWALTRLAAAYWRGSEKNPQLQRIYGTAWATKDELRAYQTRIEEAAKRDHRKLGAELDLFSFPEEIGSGLAVFHPKGGIIRNEIENYMRERLLASGYELVNTPHITKGHLFEVSQHLAWYKDGMFPAMHLDQEVDADGHVTRQGQDYYLKPMNCPMHNLIYRARGRSYRELPLRLAEFGTVYRYEKSGTLSGLTRVRGLTQDDAHIYVTDDQVKDEVGRQLQFVLETLRGYGLDDFYLELSTKDPDKYVGTDEVWDEATETLRQVAVESGLELVLDPAGAAFYGPKISVQARDAIGRTWQLSTVQLDFNLPELFELEYTAADGTRKRPAMIHRALLGSIERFFAILLEHYAGAFPVWLAPVQVVGIPVSEQYEEFLGGVVAELRSSGVRAELDASDDRMQKKIRNHTKAKTPLQLIVGEEDQANGAVSFRFRDGSQENGVPVADAVRRIRAAIAAKLQVNTAADLPA, encoded by the coding sequence ATGCGCGTCAACGGCGAACTGAAGGACCTCGCCGCCACGGTGACGGAGACGGACACCGTCGAGCCGGTGCACCTCGACTCGCCCGACGGTCTCAACATCCTCCGCCACTCCGCAGCCCACGTGCTCGCGCAGGCCGTGCAGCAGGTCGACCCGCACGCGACCCTCGGCATCGGCCCGCCGGTCACCGACGGCTTCTACTACGACTTCGACGTCGCCGCACCGTTCACGCCTGAGGCGCTCAAGGTGCTGCAGAAGACGATGGACCGCATCATCCGCCAGGGCCAGCGCTTCGTGCGACGCGTCGTCACCGAAGACGAGGCTCGCGAGGAGCTCGCGGGGGAGCCCTACAAGCTCGAGCTGATCGGCCTCAAGGGCGGATCGGCAGCCGACGACGAGAACGTCGAGGTGGGCGGCGCGGAGCTGACCATCTACGACAACGTCGACCCGAAGACGGGGGAGACGGTCTGGAAGGACCTCTGCCGCGGTCCACACCTGCCGAACACGCGCATGATCGGCAACGGCTGGGCCCTGACGCGTCTCGCCGCGGCGTACTGGCGGGGGAGCGAGAAGAACCCGCAGCTGCAGCGGATCTACGGCACCGCTTGGGCGACCAAGGATGAGCTGCGCGCCTACCAGACGCGGATCGAGGAGGCGGCCAAGCGCGACCACCGCAAGCTCGGTGCCGAGCTCGACCTCTTCAGTTTCCCCGAGGAGATCGGCTCGGGTCTCGCGGTGTTCCACCCCAAGGGCGGCATCATCCGCAACGAGATCGAGAACTACATGCGCGAGCGCCTGCTCGCTTCCGGCTACGAGCTGGTGAACACCCCGCACATCACGAAGGGGCACCTGTTCGAGGTCAGCCAGCACCTGGCCTGGTACAAGGACGGAATGTTCCCGGCGATGCACCTCGATCAGGAGGTCGACGCCGACGGTCACGTCACCCGCCAGGGGCAGGACTACTACCTGAAGCCCATGAACTGCCCGATGCACAACCTGATCTACCGGGCTCGAGGGCGCAGCTACCGCGAACTGCCGCTGCGACTCGCCGAGTTCGGCACGGTCTACCGGTATGAGAAGAGCGGCACCCTCTCCGGGCTCACGCGCGTCCGTGGCCTCACGCAGGACGACGCCCACATCTACGTGACCGACGACCAGGTCAAGGACGAGGTCGGCCGCCAACTGCAGTTCGTCCTGGAGACCCTCCGCGGCTACGGTCTCGACGACTTCTACCTGGAGCTCTCGACGAAGGACCCCGACAAGTACGTCGGCACCGACGAGGTCTGGGACGAAGCGACCGAGACCCTCCGGCAGGTGGCGGTCGAGTCCGGTCTCGAGCTCGTCCTCGACCCCGCTGGCGCAGCCTTCTACGGTCCGAAGATCTCGGTGCAGGCGCGCGACGCGATCGGTCGGACGTGGCAGCTGTCCACCGTGCAGCTCGACTTCAACCTGCCCGAGTTGTTCGAGCTGGAGTACACGGCCGCGGACGGCACGCGCAAGCGTCCGGCGATGATCCACCGCGCACTCCTCGGCTCGATCGAGCGCTTCTTCGCGATCCTGCTCGAGCACTACGCGGGTGCCTTCCCGGTGTGGCTCGCCCCTGTGCAGGTCGTCGGCATCCCCGTCTCCGAGCAGTACGAGGAGTTCCTCGGCGGAGTCGTCGCTGAGCTGCGCTCGTCCGGGGTCCGTGCAGAACTCGACGCCTCCGACGATCGGATGCAGAAGAAGATCCGCAACCACACCAAGGCGAAGACGCCGCTGCAGCTGATCGTCGGCGAGGAGGACCAGGCCAACGGCGCGGTGAGCTTCCGATTCCGCGACGGCTCTCAGGAGAACGGTGTCCCCGTCGCCGACGCTGTGCGCCGAATCCGCGCCGCCATCGCCGCGAAACTGCAGGTGAACACCGCAGCGGATCTGCCGGCATGA
- a CDS encoding HIT domain-containing protein, with protein sequence MTPGTEPESFESIDTSHLVGVPDAFQRLWTPHRMVYIKQGQPSDDGCPFCIAPTLDDESALIVHRGEHAFVLLNLFPYNSGHLLVCPYRHVAMYDDATTEEVAEIGALTQTAMRVVRSVSRNDGFNLGMNQGAVAGAGIAAHLHQHIVPRWATDANFFPIIAQTKALPQLLGDVRQAIADAWPTSA encoded by the coding sequence ATGACCCCGGGCACCGAACCGGAGTCGTTCGAGTCGATCGACACCTCCCACCTGGTGGGCGTCCCGGACGCGTTCCAGCGTCTCTGGACGCCCCACCGGATGGTCTACATCAAGCAGGGCCAGCCGTCCGACGACGGTTGTCCGTTCTGTATCGCGCCGACGCTCGACGACGAGTCAGCGCTCATCGTGCATCGGGGCGAGCACGCCTTCGTGCTGCTGAACCTCTTCCCGTACAACTCCGGGCATCTGCTCGTCTGCCCGTACCGCCACGTCGCGATGTACGACGACGCGACGACGGAGGAGGTCGCCGAGATCGGTGCCCTGACGCAGACGGCGATGCGGGTCGTCCGGTCCGTCTCGAGGAACGACGGCTTCAACCTCGGCATGAACCAGGGTGCCGTGGCCGGCGCCGGGATCGCGGCGCACCTGCACCAGCACATCGTGCCGCGCTGGGCGACGGACGCCAACTTCTTCCCGATCATCGCCCAGACCAAGGCGCTCCCGCAGCTGCTCGGCGATGTCCGACAGGCGATCGCGGACGCCTGGCCGACCTCGGCCTGA
- the pdxS gene encoding pyridoxal 5'-phosphate synthase lyase subunit PdxS, which produces MTESSTTTGQHGSNRVKRGLAEMLKGGVIMDVVTAEQARIAEDAGAVAVMALERVPADIRSQGGVARMSDPDLIESIIAEVSIPVMAKARIGHFVEAQVLQALDVDYIDESEVLSPADYVNHIDKWGFDVPFVCGATNLGEALRRINEGAAMIRSKGEAGTGDVSEATKHIRKIRSEIAHLSSMSKDELYVAAKELQAPYDLVVEIAETGKLPVVLFTAGGVATPADAAMMMQLGADGVFVGSGIFKSGNPAQRAAAVVKATTFFDDPQVIAEVSRGLGEAMVGINVADLAAPHRLAERGW; this is translated from the coding sequence ATGACCGAGAGCAGCACGACCACTGGACAGCACGGCTCGAACCGCGTGAAGCGCGGACTCGCGGAGATGCTCAAGGGCGGCGTCATCATGGACGTCGTCACCGCCGAGCAGGCCCGTATCGCGGAGGACGCCGGGGCCGTCGCCGTGATGGCCCTCGAGCGCGTCCCGGCGGACATCCGGTCCCAGGGCGGCGTGGCTCGCATGAGCGATCCGGACCTCATCGAATCGATCATCGCCGAGGTGTCCATCCCCGTCATGGCGAAGGCTCGCATCGGACACTTCGTCGAAGCCCAGGTCCTCCAGGCACTCGACGTCGACTACATCGACGAGTCCGAGGTCCTGAGCCCGGCCGACTACGTGAACCACATCGACAAGTGGGGCTTCGACGTGCCGTTCGTGTGCGGCGCCACCAACCTGGGAGAGGCGCTGCGGCGTATCAACGAGGGTGCCGCGATGATCCGCTCGAAGGGTGAGGCCGGCACCGGCGACGTGTCCGAGGCGACGAAGCACATCCGCAAGATCCGCTCCGAGATCGCGCACCTGTCGTCGATGTCGAAGGACGAGTTGTACGTCGCGGCGAAGGAGCTCCAGGCCCCGTACGACCTCGTCGTGGAGATCGCCGAGACCGGCAAGCTCCCGGTCGTGTTGTTCACCGCCGGGGGTGTGGCGACGCCGGCGGACGCCGCGATGATGATGCAGCTGGGTGCCGACGGTGTGTTCGTCGGATCCGGCATCTTCAAGTCCGGCAACCCGGCTCAGCGGGCGGCGGCCGTCGTCAAGGCGACGACCTTCTTCGACGACCCTCAGGTCATCGCCGAGGTCTCCCGCGGTCTCGGTGAGGCGATGGTCGGCATCAACGTCGCCGACCTCGCGGCACCGCACCGCCTCGCCGAGCGTGGCTGGTAG
- the pdxT gene encoding pyridoxal 5'-phosphate synthase glutaminase subunit PdxT — MTGAARVGVLALQGDFREHAAVLTGLGADVSLIRRPSELTGIDGLVLPGGESSVMDKLARSFDLAGPLREAITAGLPVYGTCAGLILLADRILDGIAGQQGLGGLDVSVRRNAFGSQLDSFETDLSIPVLGDPPVHAVFIRAPVVEAAGPAVTPLASLPDGRMVAVEQGNLLGTSFHPEVTGDTRFHAYFLDKVERSR, encoded by the coding sequence GTGACCGGGGCGGCACGCGTCGGCGTCCTCGCCCTGCAAGGGGACTTCCGAGAGCACGCGGCCGTCCTCACCGGCCTCGGGGCGGACGTCAGTCTCATCAGGCGCCCCTCGGAACTGACCGGCATCGACGGACTCGTCCTGCCCGGCGGGGAGTCGAGCGTGATGGACAAGCTCGCTCGCTCCTTCGACCTCGCCGGACCGTTGCGCGAAGCGATCACCGCCGGGTTGCCCGTGTACGGCACCTGCGCCGGGCTCATCCTCCTGGCGGACCGGATCCTCGACGGGATCGCCGGCCAGCAGGGTCTCGGCGGACTCGACGTCTCGGTCCGGCGCAACGCCTTCGGGTCGCAGCTCGACTCCTTCGAGACGGACCTGTCGATCCCCGTCCTCGGCGACCCGCCCGTGCACGCCGTGTTCATCCGCGCACCGGTGGTCGAAGCCGCCGGTCCGGCGGTGACACCCCTCGCCTCGCTGCCCGACGGTCGGATGGTCGCCGTCGAGCAGGGGAACCTGCTCGGCACGTCCTTCCACCCCGAGGTCACCGGCGACACCCGTTTCCACGCCTACTTCCTCGACAAGGTCGAGCGATCCCGCTGA